In the genome of Falsirhodobacter halotolerans, the window TTCAGACGGGGGTGGAATGCGTATGACGGGGCAGGAACGTGACGGCAGGGCGACTGCCACGGTCAAGACCCATCCGTTGTCGCGTATTCCCCTGATCAGTGATCTGTCCATCGCGCGCTGGATGCTGTTGCTGGTCCTGATCGCGGCCGTGTATTTTTTCCATGGCTTTCTGGTTCCGGTTCTTGCGGCCATGATCATCAGCTTTGCCAGTTGGCCCGTGTTTTGCCGGGTTCGGACCCGGTTCGGGATCAGCTCGTTGCTGGCGGCAACCTTGTTCATCGCGGTGATCGTCCTGTTCCTCGTGACGCCGCTGACCCTTGCGCTGATCTACGCGTTTCAGGAGCTGCAGTCCTGGATTGCCTGGCTTTTCCAAGTGAATGCCGAAGGGGCGCCCACGCCGCAATGGCTGCTGTCCTTGCCCCAGATCGGGGATTGGATCGACGAAAAATGGGCAACCTATGTCGGCCGACCCGGCGCGATTGCCGAGGTCATTCAACTGACGAGCGGAAACACCATCGCATCGGTTTACCGAAGCGTGGTGACGGTGGGGGGAATTGCCTTTCACCTGGCGTTGAACTTGCTGTTCATGCTGATCGCCCTGTTCGTGTTTTATAAAGACGGTGATAAGATCGCGGCGCAGATCGACGTGGTCGGGGCACGGGTTCTGCCGGACCGTTGGACCCGCCTGTCGCGCGTGGTCCCGCTGACGATCAGTTCGACCGTCATGGGCATGACGGTCATCGCGATCGGTGAGGGGGTTATCCTGGGCCTCGCTTATTGGCTGGCGGGGGTGCCGTCGGCGGTGGCCTTGGGGGTGATCACGGGGTTCATGGCGCTTATTCCGGGTGGCGCGCCGTTGGCCTTTACCTTGGTCTCGGTCTATCTTGTGGCCAGCGGTTCGGTCTTTGCCGGTGTGGCCTTGTTTCTGTGGGGAACGGTGGAACTGTTCATCGTCGACAAAACGATCCGGCCGGTTCTTGTGGGTGGGCCGGTGAAAATGCCGTTTCTGCCGACCTTCTTCGGGCTTGTCGGCGGTGTGAAGACGATGGGACTGGTCGGCCTGTTCATCGGACCGGTGCTTATGGCGCTGCTTGTTGCGATTTGGCGGGAATGGGTGCGGGAGCGGGCACTGTAGGTTTGGTGGGCCGAGACGGGTTCGAACCGCCGACATTTTTGGGTAAGTAAGTGCCTGTTTGCACGAAAAAACGCGGTTCCGCTGCAATATTTTTGCGGAAAAGCGGCCAATTCGGGAAGTGGGGGAGGTATCCACTCCTTCGCGACGGTGCCGATCCATGCGGTTCCAATCCCGGTACGAGCGGCAAGGGACGGCTGGCGCACTGCTGGTCCTGTGGCGACGATTGACGAAGGTGCAGGAAGGCGGATTTCCGACCAGAAGCGCAACGCCGAACGGCTCGCGAAGCTCTCAACCGCATCCACCACCGCGATGAGCAACCTCGCAACCTTGTCCGAGTTCATTGGCGAGATGAATTTGCTGCCGTGGCAGGTGACGGAAGGCGGGGCCGCGGTGCAGAAATGCTCCGTCGTCAGCGTGCTGCCCTGCAAGGGGTTTTCAAAGAATTCACCGAGCGTAGGAGGGGGCGGAACGATGCCTGAACCGGTGAGAGAGCTGACCCTGACGGCCCACACGCTAGCGACAGCAGTGTTGGTGCTGATGCACCTTTTGATCCTGCGGGGTTTCCTGCCGCTGTTCCTGCGTCCGGACGGCACGGCGGTGTGGCATCCGGCGGCCAGCTATGTCCGGCTATCCAGCACGATCGGGGCGCGGGCGTTTTCGGGGCAGGGGATCATGAAGGAGCTGTTTGGGGAGACGCTGATCCATGGCGTTAAACTTGCTGCGACGGACCCCGGGCGGATGAGCACAAACATTCTTTACCTCGTCTTGTTCGTTCTGGTGGCAAGGTAGGATGTCTTCGCCAATCCCGCGGCAATGAACATGTATGCGGCCGTTTCGACGGTTTCCTCGACAACCTGCAGATCGCCGGGCCAGACATCGAGACTCATGCCCATATGGCTCTCAGCGGCGGTGGAAAGGAGCATTGCGATGGCAAATCCCAGAAATTCCATCAAAGGCAGACATGCATTCGCCGCGCATTCTTTCAGGAATGCGATTGGCCGTCCGAACAGGATCAGGAGCAACGCGCCAAATGCGGCTGCTCCGATAATCGGTGCGACCAAAGGACGATACCAGAGCCGGGACGATGAGAATGTCGGTCCGTGGGTCGTCACGCTGATCGGTTCCTGAAAGACAGCGCCCCAGCTCAATTCCCGCAACGTAAGGATTATCAATAAAATCGCAGCTCCGGACCAGATGTATGTCCGGCGGCCTACGTCGCTGCTTGCGGTTCGACATGCCTGAATGGACGCCACAAGCAATACAACGACCTGAGTGTTTTCCAAGACGCCGTTTTCCCAACTGATCCGAACCGGCAGAAACAGGCTGAACGGCCAGGCCAAAATGAGAAGGGCAGCCCCCGCAGCCATCCATCCTTGGTTCCATAGCGTCGCATTGCGTGCAGGTTTTGGTGTTGGCATCGACAGCTCCTTTCAAGGCCGCATACGACTCGCGGTCCGGAAAGTGAAGTCGCGTCGACCCGGACTATCCCACTCCGTCACCGCGCGGGATTTTTTGATATCAGGAGACCATTATGGTCCCAGTCGGGTTAACGGGCCGCGCGCTGGCCTTGGCCGCAACTGATGTTGCCCGCACGACGTTGCGCTCGGCGTCGTGGGGGTTAAAGCAGATCATTGGGTTCAATCATAAGGCGGCGGGCTATGCCAATGCCGGCGACATGATGGCGGCGTTCTGCGATGCGGAGGCCCTGCATCTGGAGGCGATGGTTGCGTTCATAGCATCCGAAGGCTTGGACGATGACCTGCGCCGTCACGACTGGTCCGGCTTCGCGCGCGGCTACAACGGGGCGGGCTATGCGCAGCACGGCTATCAGACCCGCCTCGCTGCTGCTTTCAAACGCTGGCAGGCCATCCCGGACGTGCTGGCGCCGACCCTTCCCAAGATCGGCCTCGGCGCGCGCGGCCCAGCGGTGAAGACCGCGCAGCAGCGGCTGCTGGCGGCCGGGCACGATCCCCGCGCCGTCGACGGCTGGTTCGGTGACAACACCCGCCACGCGACCATCGCCTTCCAATCCGCCCATGGCCTCGTGCCGGACGGCATCATCGGGCCCAAAACCTGGGCGTCCCTCACTCCTCACGTGGATACTGTCTGATGGGCGTGCTTGGGAAAAAACTGCGCGGCGGAGACGGCGGAAGCGTGTTCTTCGACTGCCCGGGGTGCGGGTGGCGTCATAGGGTTACCGTCGGTGACGGCCCCGGACCGAGGTGGGGCTACAACGGGAATCCCGACGCCCCGACATTCACGCCCTCGGTGCTGGTCACATACGACGGGCCCGATGCGGACTAAGATGGCGGACATCCAGCCATCTGCCACTCATTCGTCACCGACGGTCGCATCCAGTTCCTAGGTGACTGCACGCACGCCCTTGCTGGGCAAACCCTCGACCTTCCAAATATCAAAGGAGAATGACCATGAAACTCGCAACCCAATTGTCGGCCCTGCCGACGAACAAGCTGCTGGCTGGCACCGGCGTGAATGTCATAGCGGCCACCGCATGGGCCGAGGTGATGACGACCATCGCACCCTCGCTGGCCGGGCCGGGAATGTCGGCGCTGATTGGCGCGGCAATCGGCCTGCTGGCCGGTTACTTCGTGCCGGACCGCGTCAACGCCCCGCGCAACTGACCCATACCATAGGCCCTCGCCTTGCACGGCGGGGTTTTGATCGCGTAAACGATCATCACCACGCGGCCAAACCTCTCACAGCTGACCGCGCCGACCCGTCAGTGCTTCAAGGTCGCTTCGAACTGCATTGGGAACATCGAAAGAAAAATTGGGAAACTTTGAAAACCAAAACCGCTAAGTTATTGATTTTGGTGGGCCGTGACGGGCTCGAACCGCCGACATTTTCGGTGTAAACGAAACGCTCTACCAACTGAGCTAACGGCCCCCACGCGGCCATATATCGCCCCGGTTGATCCGAATGCAAGGGCCGAACGGTGGCTTTGACGTTCGTTAAGGTCGTTTGCTCAGATTGCCCTCAAGTCGCAATCTCGCGCCGCCTTGAGGGGATCAGATCATGCCAAGCCGTTTTGCCAAATTTCACAAGGGCGTCACGGCGCCCGCCGTCGGGGCCGTTGCCGTCACACCGTCCGACACCCAAGACCTGACCGAGGAGATTCGGGGGGTGACATTGGGCGTTGGGGGGACGCTGAGGTATCTGGGCGGCGATGGGATGACTTATACCACGGGCGACCTGCCCGCTGGCACATATCCCCTTTTTGCCCAACGCATTCTTGCATCAGGCACCACCGCTCAGAAGATCACCGGCTGGATCTGATCAGACATGCAGCGGATCGGCCTTGGCCAGCCGATCGAACTGCATAAGGCTGTCGATCACCCGGTCCATGTCGCGCAAGGCGATCATGTTGGGGCCGTCCGACGGCGAATTGTCGGGGTCTTCATGTGTTTCGATGAAGACGCCCGCAATTCCCAAGCTGACCGCGGCCCGCGCCATGACCGGCGCAAATTCACGCTGCCCGCCCGAGGAGCCGCCAAGGCCGCCCGGCTGCTGCACCGAATGAGTTGCGTCCATGATGACGGGATAACCGGTGCGGGCCATGATCGGCAGGCCGCGCATGTCGGCCACCAAGACATTATACCCGAAGGATGCGCCGCGTTCGGTCAGCAAGATACGCTCGTTTCCGGTTGATGCGACTTTGTCCGCGACATTCGCCATGTCCCAAGGCGCGAGAAACTGACCCTTCTTGATGTTGATCGCTGCGCCCGTCTCACCGGCGGCCAACAGCAGATCGGTCTGACGGCACAGGAAGGCGGGGATCTGGATGACATCCACGACGGTCGCCGCCTCTTTCGCTTGGGCGACATCATGCACATCGGTCAGGATGGGCAGGCCGGTCGCGCGGATCGTCTCCAGAATTTTAAGGCCAGCCTCCATCCCGACGCCGCGTCGCCCGCGTAGCGATGTGCGGTTCGCCTTGTCGAAGCTTGCCTTGAACACGTATTGCGCACCGGCCTTGGCGCAGATTTCCGCCATACGGCCGGCGATCATCTGGGCGTGATCCAGCGTTTCCAGCTGGCATGGGCCCGAGATGACAAGCAGGGGGCGATCGTTGCCGACGGTGCAGTTGCCGATGGTTACGGTTTTCATGGTCCAGCCTTACGAAGACACTTGTTCGCGAAGGATCGCGACGGTCATGGAAATCATCAGATAAATGCCCAGAAACACGAGAAACGACACGAGCGTATTCTCGAAGGCACGCGGATAGGCGGGTTCGTCCGGCAGCACCGGATTGACCGAGCGTGACAGATAGCGCGTTTGGCGCGTCGCCTCCACCCGGGCGGTTTCCATGGCGCGCAGGGAATCGGCCATGATCGTCTGGCGGGTTTCCACATCGGCCTGTGCCACCGCAAGCTGCGCCTGAAGCCGCGCGAGGGAATCGCCGCCCGCCGTGGTTTCCGTCAGCCGCGCGCGAAGGTCCGTCACCTCGCTTTCCAACCGTTCGATGCGGGCGCGAATGGGCTGCATCCGCGCCTCGTTCGGTGCGGCATTGGCCGAAAGCTGCGCCAGTGACAGACGCTCCTGCAGAAGTTGGGTGTCAAGCTGGCTCAATTGCTGCGTCACCAGCGTCACCTCCACATCCGAGGAAATGATGCGGAACCTCTCCTGCAGGTTCACAAGATTTTCCTGCGCCAGCGTCACCTTCGCCTCGGCATCCTCATACCCCTGACGCGCGCCCGCCATCTGGTCTTCGCGCATACGTTGGGTCAGTTGATCCACCTGCTGTTCGGCATATCCGATCAGCGCCTGCGAGAACCGGACCACGTCGCCGGGCTCGGGTGCGGTGACCTCCATTTTCACAATCCCTTCCGTGGGATCGTAGGAAATCTTCACGTTGTCTTCGTAGGTGCTGTAGACATCTTCAAGAGTCGGATTTGCCGGAAGACGCTGCAGCACATCCATATGGTCGCCCGAAAACGCTTCGCGGAACCCCTCATCGGCATCCAGACGCTCCATCGCCTCACGCGATTGCAGATAGCCCTGAACGGCAACGGAATCCTGCACCGTCGAAAGCGATGGCGTGGCCAGCATTCCCCCCAAGCCGCCGGATTCGGTCGGGTTCTGGGCCTGTTGAATGACGAATTGCGATTCGGTGGAGTAAAGCGGCGTGGCGACGGAATGGAAGTAATATCCGGCGATAACCGTCGGAAGCGCCACGAAAAACGCCAGGCGCGCGAACAGATAGGTCACCTTGCGACGACGTCGTTTGGCGATGTCCTTCTGGATCTCGCGCAGGTCGCGCAGGTGCGATTCCTCAGCCCGATGTTCGGTGGACGGAACCTTCATCGGTTCGATCTTCTGCGGCAACTGGACCGAAGTGTCGCCCTTGCCGGACACCACGAGATCCATCATCGACGACCGCTGCAACGGATCGACCCCCGCCCGCCGCAACAGCACGACCAGCGCCTCGTCCGAGGGGCCGGTGATGTTGTGCTTGGCGGCGATCCGGCGGGCCAGGCGCAACTGGCGGCCGGTCAGGCCTTCCGCCTGAACCGCGGCCAGTTCCTCCTCGGTCACGGGGGGGGATGCCTTTTCGGGCGGGATGGTGCCCGGCCCCAGTCCGTCATCCTGCGGCTCGAACAGGTTTTCAGGCTTCTGGTCAGAAACCGGGGCCGCCGCCGCGCTGCGCGTGTTGTAACGTTTAGCTGTGAGCTTGGTATTCATAAAGGCGCCGCGCCTCCTCCAGCGAGTCGAACATGTAAAGCTGGCCGTTGCGCAGAACCGCCGCGGTGCGACAGAACTTTTCCAGCGTGGACGGTTGGTGCGACACGATCACAAGCGTGCCGTTGGCCAAGCGCTGCTGCAGGATCATCCCCGCCTTGCGATTGAACTCGACATCGGTGGTGGACGGCATGCCCTCATCGATAAGGTAGATGTCGAATTCCAGCGCCAGCATCAAGGAAAACATGAACCGCGACCGCATTCCGGCAGAATAGGTCGCGACCGGCATGTCGAAGTATTCCTTGATGTCCGTCAGCCAGCGGCAAAAACTTTCGACATAATCGGGGTCCAGCCCGTAAAGGCGCGCGATATAGCGGGCATTCTCGTTCGCCGTATGCTTGTTGACGATGCCGCCCATGAACCCCAGCGGAAACGAGATGCGCGACTTGCGGGTGATCGTTCCCTCGTCGGGTTTCTCCAGACCGGCCATCATGTTGATCAGCGTGGTTTTGCCGGTTCCGTTCGGTGCAAGAATGCCGAGGGACCGCCCCAGTTCGACGCGGAACGACGCCCGGTCGAGGATGACCTTGCGCTGCGTTCCGGTCCAGAACGATTTGCTGACGGCGTTGAATTCGATCATCGTCCCTCTGGCGGTGATTCACGGTCGTATATTGCCCGATTATCCGGGTTTGGTGTCGAATTCCTTTCTAAATCATGCCGACCGCCATCACAATTCAGATCGCCTTGCCGTCCTGACGCCCCAGGGTTAGGCAGAAGGCAAAGCTGGAGAGATGCGATGACCCCCCTCGACAAGGCCTATGCCGCCATGGCCGCCCATCCCGATGACGACACCGCGCGGCTGGCCTTTTACGAACGGCTGGCGGATGGAGAGCTGGTCCTGCTGCTGGAGGAGGAGGCGACGGGCGGCAACGTCACCCCGCGTATCTTTCCGCTGGAGGATGGCCCCTATGTCCTGGCCTTCGACAGCGAGGAGAAAATGGCCGCGTTCTCCGGGTCGATCGCCGCTTATGCCGCATTGCCGGGCCGGGTGATCGCGCAGCAATTGGCGGGGCAGGGCACGGGGCTGGGTTTGAACCTTGGCGCCGACAGCGCGATGCTGCTCCCGCCCGAGGCGGTGGACTGGCTGGCGGGAACGCTGGGCCACGCCCCGGAGGCCGCCGAGGCGACGCCGGTCGCATTCCACGCGCCGCAGGTGCCGCAGCGGCTGCTGGACGCGCTTGGGCAGAAGCTTGCCCCGGCCGGGGGCTTGGCCTCGCACGCCTTGATCGCAGGCGTTTCCTACTCCGACGGCCGGCGGGGGCACCTTCTGGCCTTCATCGGCGCGCGCGACGGCGCGGAGGAGGCTCTGGCCCGCGCCGTGGGCGAAGCGCTTACGTTTTCGGGGATCGAGGCGGGCGAGATGGACGTCGTCTGCCTGCCAGACGGTCCCGCCGCGCGCCGGATGACCGAACTGGGCCTTCGTCTGGCGATGCCCGCCCCCGTCGCCCCCGAACGCCCGGCCCCCACCGCTCCGGGCCGCGACCCGGAGCGTCCGCCGCGGCTTCGCTGATGGGGTATTGAAATACCTTTTTTGTAAGTCGTTGTTTTCGCTAAATTCTTCTGGCTTCTTGGTGGTTGACCTTCGGGGCGAAGTGAAGGATACACCCTCATCAATCCGCAAGGCGTGCATGAGGCACGTCCGGCCTCACTTTCGATAGGGTTCAGAGATGAAAACCTTCACCGCTACTCCGGCGGACATCGAAAAGAAGTGGATCCTGATCGACGCCGAAGGCATCGTTCTGGGCCGCCTCGCCACGATCGTCGCCAACATCCTGCGCGGCAAGAACAAGCCGACCTTCACGCCGCACATGGACATGGGCGACAACGTGATCGTCATCAACGCCGACAAGGTGCAGATGACCGGCAACAAGCGCGCCGACAAACGCTACTACTGGCACACCGGCCACCCGGGCGGCATCAAGTTCCGCACTGCGGCCCAGGTTCTGGACGGCGCCCACCCCGAGCGTGTGGTGACCAAAGCCGTTGAGCGTATGATCACCCGCAACAGCCTTGGCCGTCAGCAGATGACCAATCTGCGCGTCTATGCAAGCGCCGAACATCCGCATGAAGCGCAGCAGCCGACCGTTCTCGACCTTGCGTCGCTGAACCCGAAAAACACGCGGAGCGCCTGATCATGGCTGACATCAAGACCCTCGACGATCTGAAATCGGCAGTGTCGGAGACGGCTCCGGCCCAAACCGAAACCCCGCTGCGCGAAGCTGTTCGCGACGCACAGGGCCGCGCCTATGCCACGGGCAAGCGGAAGGACGCGGTCGCCCGCGTCTGGATCAAGCCGGGTTCGGGCAAGGTCACCGTCAATGGCAAGGAAATGGCCGTGTATTTCGCGCGTCCGGTGCTGCAGATGATCCTGCGCCAGCCGTTCCAGATCACCAATGTCGAAGGCCAGTTCGACGTCGTGGCCACGGTTGCCGGCGGCGGTCTGTCCGGTCAGGCCGGTGCTGTGAAGCACGGCGTGTCCAAGGCCCTGCAGCTTTATGATCCCGCCCTGCGTGGGGCCCTGAAAGCCGCAGGCTTCCTGACCCGCGACAGCCGCGTGGTGGAACGGAAGAAATACGGTAAGGCCAAGGCGCGCCGCAGCTTCCAGTTCTCGAAGCGCTGATACGAACCGACATCGCAAAAAGGCCCGCTGGTTTCAGCGGGCCTTTTTCATGTCTCAGTCGCGGCGTGTCAGTCGGGGGGCGGCGTTCTTAAGATCCGTGCGGTGAAGGCCGACATCATGCAGCAGCCGATCATCCAGTTGCGCGACATGGCGACTGGCACGATAGCGGCGGTCCCATTCCACCAGCCTGGAGACAAAGCCGGTGACCAGCCGCGCGATCGGCGGACGGGCCGGGGCAACTACGGTGGTAGGCAGGGGCGACATCGGACATTCCTTTTCATGTATTGATACAATGCAGATCATCTGCTACGGATAAATATACATTCTCTGATCAACGCGGCGAGATTATTTTTGTGACAGATACAAATTGGTGCCCTGACCTGACACAATATGAAGGTCCGAAGTATCTCGCGCTATCGCGCGCGCTGCGTGATGCGGTGCGGAATGGAACATTGCCGGCGGAATCACGGCTGCCCACCGTGCGGGATCTGGCGTGGCGGCTGGAGATCACGCCCGGGACGGTCTCGCGCGCCTATCAACTCGCGACGCAGGAAGGTCTGTTGCAGGCGACCGTGGGGCGGGGCACCTTCGTGGCAGCCACATCGCCGCAACTGGGGCCGACGCAACCGTTGATCGTGGACCGCGCTCTGGTCGGGCAGGGGACGGTGGACCTGCGCTCGCCCAGCCTGCCGCATCTGGGGCAGGCGCAGGCCTTCCGGTCGGCCATGCTCCGCGTGGCCGACAAGATCGAGGATGACTATGTCGATTATCAGACCCAGGCCGCCGAGATGGATCTGCGGCTGGCCGTGGTCGACTGGGTGGCGGATCGGCAGATGGGGCCGGTGGACGAGGATGACATCGCCCTGACCTATGGCGGGCAGGCGGGCATCAATCTCGTGCTGAACTGCTGCCTGCGTGGGGATCGCCCCGTCGTGCTGGCCGAAGATCTGGCCTATCCGGGGTTTCGCCATGCCGCCCGCCTGTCGCGGGCCGAAATGATCGGCGTGGCCCTTGACCAGCATGGCCTGCGCCCCGACGCGTTGGAAGCGGCCTGCCGCCGCCATCAGGCACAGATCCTGTTCCTGACGACCGAGGCGCAGAATCCGACGTCCGTCCGAATGCCGGAACACCGCCGGTCGGAAATCGCGGTGATCGCCCGCGCCTATGATCTGCAGATCGTCGAGGATGACTGTTATACCGTGCCGGATTGCCCGTATCCCATGATCCGCGCGCACGCCCCCGAACGGACGTGGTATATCGGCAGCTTTTCGAAATCCGTCTCGGCCGCCCTGCGCTTTGGATATCTTGTCTGTCCCCGGGGCATGGGAAATGCGGGACGTCTGACGGCGCAGCATATCAGCTTTTCCTTGCCGCGCCCGGTCGCCGACATGGCGCTGGACCTTTTTCAAAGCGGCGCGGCCCAGCGTCTGCGGGCCGAGGTGCAGGCCGAACTGTCGGCCCGCCTGACCATGATGGTGGAATCCCTGTCCACGCAGGACATCTTGTGGCAGCCGGGGTTGCCGATCCTGTGGCTGCGCCTGCCGTCGGGGTGGCGATCCTCCACCTTCACCCGCGCGGCGCAGGCGGCGGGCATCCTGATCCGGTCGGCGGACGAATATGCGCTGGTGAACGGCCACGCGCCGAACGCGGTGCGGCTTGCCGTCGCGGGGGGCGTTCCGCGCGATCTTTATGCACGCGCCTTGCAGCGACTGCGGGATCTGCTGAACAATCCACCAGCCGATCTGGCGGTCTGAGGGGAATTGCCCGCACGCGCCACTTCGCTCTTGAACCGTCTCGCGGCCTTGGGCACATTCGCCGCGACACCAGCCCGGAGGGATTCATGGCGCAGACAGGGCGGGGACCGGGGTCCGACGCGCGGGGGGGCCTGTTCCTCATCGCGCCACCGGCGATCTATGCCCTCCTGCTGCTGGCGGTTCCGTTGGCGCTCCTCGCGCTCTACAGCGTCTGGACGGACGGTTATCTGGAGATCGTGCGGGAGTTCACCTGGGCCAATTACATCGAAACCTGGACCAACCCGCTTTACCGCTCGGTCCTGATCCGGTCGCTGGTGGTGGCCTTGCTCGTCACGCTGGCCACGGTGGTGCTGGCCTTTCCCGTCGCCTATTTCGTCAGCTTCCACGTCAAGCCGCAGCGAAAGGCGACATGGCTGTTCCTGATCACCATTCCATTCTGGACCAGCTATCTGATCCGTGTGTTTCTGTGGAAGGTCATCCTCGGCTATAACGGGGTGATGAATGCCGGCCTGATGAAGCTGGGTGTGATCTCGGAGCCGTTGACCTTCCTGCTCTACAACACCAACGCGATCGTCATCACGCTGGCGCACGCCTATGCGCCCTTTGCCATTCTGCCGATCTTCGTCGCGCTGGAACGGATTGACCGTTCCCTGCTGGAGGCGGGGCAGGATCTGGGGGAATCGAAATTCGCCACCTTCCGCCGGGTCACGCTGCCGCTGGCGATGCCGGGGGTGGTGGGGGCCGTGCTGATCGTCTTCATCCCCACCATTGGCGACTACGTGACACCGCAGCTTGTGGGCGGGCCGGAGGGGCGGATGGTCGCAAACCTGATCCAGTTGCAATACCTGCGGCTGGACAATTACCCCCTCGGGTCGGCCATCGCGATTTCGGCGATGGGGGTCGTGGCGATCCTCAGCGCGGTGCTGTTGCTGGCGACGCGCCGTTACACGCGGGTCCGGGCATGAGCGGGGGCCTCTTTCGCATCTATGCGCTGGCCTATCTGGTCTTTCTT includes:
- a CDS encoding spike base protein, RCAP_Rcc01079 family, which encodes MPSRFAKFHKGVTAPAVGAVAVTPSDTQDLTEEIRGVTLGVGGTLRYLGGDGMTYTTGDLPAGTYPLFAQRILASGTTAQKITGWI
- the rpsI gene encoding 30S ribosomal protein S9, which gives rise to MADIKTLDDLKSAVSETAPAQTETPLREAVRDAQGRAYATGKRKDAVARVWIKPGSGKVTVNGKEMAVYFARPVLQMILRQPFQITNVEGQFDVVATVAGGGLSGQAGAVKHGVSKALQLYDPALRGALKAAGFLTRDSRVVERKKYGKAKARRSFQFSKR
- a CDS encoding PLP-dependent aminotransferase family protein — its product is MTDTNWCPDLTQYEGPKYLALSRALRDAVRNGTLPAESRLPTVRDLAWRLEITPGTVSRAYQLATQEGLLQATVGRGTFVAATSPQLGPTQPLIVDRALVGQGTVDLRSPSLPHLGQAQAFRSAMLRVADKIEDDYVDYQTQAAEMDLRLAVVDWVADRQMGPVDEDDIALTYGGQAGINLVLNCCLRGDRPVVLAEDLAYPGFRHAARLSRAEMIGVALDQHGLRPDALEAACRRHQAQILFLTTEAQNPTSVRMPEHRRSEIAVIARAYDLQIVEDDCYTVPDCPYPMIRAHAPERTWYIGSFSKSVSAALRFGYLVCPRGMGNAGRLTAQHISFSLPRPVADMALDLFQSGAAQRLRAEVQAELSARLTMMVESLSTQDILWQPGLPILWLRLPSGWRSSTFTRAAQAAGILIRSADEYALVNGHAPNAVRLAVAGGVPRDLYARALQRLRDLLNNPPADLAV
- a CDS encoding AI-2E family transporter, whose amino-acid sequence is MTGQERDGRATATVKTHPLSRIPLISDLSIARWMLLLVLIAAVYFFHGFLVPVLAAMIISFASWPVFCRVRTRFGISSLLAATLFIAVIVLFLVTPLTLALIYAFQELQSWIAWLFQVNAEGAPTPQWLLSLPQIGDWIDEKWATYVGRPGAIAEVIQLTSGNTIASVYRSVVTVGGIAFHLALNLLFMLIALFVFYKDGDKIAAQIDVVGARVLPDRWTRLSRVVPLTISSTVMGMTVIAIGEGVILGLAYWLAGVPSAVALGVITGFMALIPGGAPLAFTLVSVYLVASGSVFAGVALFLWGTVELFIVDKTIRPVLVGGPVKMPFLPTFFGLVGGVKTMGLVGLFIGPVLMALLVAIWREWVRERAL
- a CDS encoding N-acetylmuramidase domain-containing protein, translated to MVPVGLTGRALALAATDVARTTLRSASWGLKQIIGFNHKAAGYANAGDMMAAFCDAEALHLEAMVAFIASEGLDDDLRRHDWSGFARGYNGAGYAQHGYQTRLAAAFKRWQAIPDVLAPTLPKIGLGARGPAVKTAQQRLLAAGHDPRAVDGWFGDNTRHATIAFQSAHGLVPDGIIGPKTWASLTPHVDTV
- a CDS encoding ABC transporter ATP-binding protein; translation: MIEFNAVSKSFWTGTQRKVILDRASFRVELGRSLGILAPNGTGKTTLINMMAGLEKPDEGTITRKSRISFPLGFMGGIVNKHTANENARYIARLYGLDPDYVESFCRWLTDIKEYFDMPVATYSAGMRSRFMFSLMLALEFDIYLIDEGMPSTTDVEFNRKAGMILQQRLANGTLVIVSHQPSTLEKFCRTAAVLRNGQLYMFDSLEEARRLYEYQAHS
- a CDS encoding DUF1127 domain-containing protein is translated as MSPLPTTVVAPARPPIARLVTGFVSRLVEWDRRYRASRHVAQLDDRLLHDVGLHRTDLKNAAPRLTRRD
- a CDS encoding DUF6527 family protein encodes the protein MGVLGKKLRGGDGGSVFFDCPGCGWRHRVTVGDGPGPRWGYNGNPDAPTFTPSVLVTYDGPDAD
- a CDS encoding SseB family protein produces the protein MTPLDKAYAAMAAHPDDDTARLAFYERLADGELVLLLEEEATGGNVTPRIFPLEDGPYVLAFDSEEKMAAFSGSIAAYAALPGRVIAQQLAGQGTGLGLNLGADSAMLLPPEAVDWLAGTLGHAPEAAEATPVAFHAPQVPQRLLDALGQKLAPAGGLASHALIAGVSYSDGRRGHLLAFIGARDGAEEALARAVGEALTFSGIEAGEMDVVCLPDGPAARRMTELGLRLAMPAPVAPERPAPTAPGRDPERPPRLR
- the kdsA gene encoding 3-deoxy-8-phosphooctulonate synthase; the encoded protein is MKTVTIGNCTVGNDRPLLVISGPCQLETLDHAQMIAGRMAEICAKAGAQYVFKASFDKANRTSLRGRRGVGMEAGLKILETIRATGLPILTDVHDVAQAKEAATVVDVIQIPAFLCRQTDLLLAAGETGAAINIKKGQFLAPWDMANVADKVASTGNERILLTERGASFGYNVLVADMRGLPIMARTGYPVIMDATHSVQQPGGLGGSSGGQREFAPVMARAAVSLGIAGVFIETHEDPDNSPSDGPNMIALRDMDRVIDSLMQFDRLAKADPLHV
- the rplM gene encoding 50S ribosomal protein L13: MKTFTATPADIEKKWILIDAEGIVLGRLATIVANILRGKNKPTFTPHMDMGDNVIVINADKVQMTGNKRADKRYYWHTGHPGGIKFRTAAQVLDGAHPERVVTKAVERMITRNSLGRQQMTNLRVYASAEHPHEAQQPTVLDLASLNPKNTRSA
- a CDS encoding capsule biosynthesis protein, encoding MNTKLTAKRYNTRSAAAAPVSDQKPENLFEPQDDGLGPGTIPPEKASPPVTEEELAAVQAEGLTGRQLRLARRIAAKHNITGPSDEALVVLLRRAGVDPLQRSSMMDLVVSGKGDTSVQLPQKIEPMKVPSTEHRAEESHLRDLREIQKDIAKRRRRKVTYLFARLAFFVALPTVIAGYYFHSVATPLYSTESQFVIQQAQNPTESGGLGGMLATPSLSTVQDSVAVQGYLQSREAMERLDADEGFREAFSGDHMDVLQRLPANPTLEDVYSTYEDNVKISYDPTEGIVKMEVTAPEPGDVVRFSQALIGYAEQQVDQLTQRMREDQMAGARQGYEDAEAKVTLAQENLVNLQERFRIISSDVEVTLVTQQLSQLDTQLLQERLSLAQLSANAAPNEARMQPIRARIERLESEVTDLRARLTETTAGGDSLARLQAQLAVAQADVETRQTIMADSLRAMETARVEATRQTRYLSRSVNPVLPDEPAYPRAFENTLVSFLVFLGIYLMISMTVAILREQVSS